The following proteins are co-located in the Streptosporangium brasiliense genome:
- a CDS encoding carboxymuconolactone decarboxylase family protein, which produces MQSRMQNPAVILPGAMQPIQEIFKAVHSGGVEGQTLELVHLRVSQINGCSACVDGGAKTARKAGVSDERLATVSVWRETPYFTDAERAALALAEAATRLADRADAVNDEVWDTAATYFDEKQLAAIVLMIGVTNMFNRLNATTRQIAGAWG; this is translated from the coding sequence ATGCAGTCTCGTATGCAGAACCCCGCCGTCATCCTGCCCGGCGCGATGCAGCCCATCCAGGAGATCTTCAAGGCCGTGCACTCCGGTGGGGTGGAGGGACAGACGCTGGAGCTGGTGCACCTGCGGGTCAGTCAGATCAACGGTTGCAGCGCCTGTGTCGACGGCGGCGCCAAGACGGCCCGTAAGGCCGGAGTGAGCGACGAGCGGCTGGCCACCGTCTCCGTCTGGCGGGAGACCCCGTACTTCACCGACGCCGAGCGGGCGGCGCTCGCGCTGGCCGAGGCCGCCACCCGGCTGGCCGACCGCGCCGACGCGGTGAACGACGAGGTCTGGGACACCGCCGCCACCTACTTCGACGAGAAGCAGCTGGCCGCGATCGTCCTGATGATCGGCGTCACCAACATGTTCAACCGGCTCAACGCCACCACCCGGCAGATCGCCGGCGCGTGGGGATAG
- a CDS encoding tetratricopeptide repeat protein has protein sequence MAVEQRAAKADPKEELAARLRLLQELSERGVRALARDAGLSSSSLSRYLSGQTVPPWPAVIALCRLLKRDPRPLRPLWESASNPLPAPPKTSRQVQPPSPPAGAPRQPRNDLPRDVPDFTGRGAQLAAVLANVDSSRVVAVDGMAGVGKTCLAVHAAHRLAADYPDAQLYVDLHGFTAGREPLGPDPALRALLAALDVPSEKIPQEGGIEPLAACWRSELAHRRAVVVLDNAADADQVRPLLPGAGPSVFLITSRNRLLGLEEVPPVSLDVLTPQESAELLARASGDPGGPDSRLARDPESAAEVLRLCGHLPLALRLAAARLRHRPGWTVGILVERMAEGATEFDTAFAMSVRQLDRAQRRFFRLLGLLPGSTFDEYVVAALAELPLRSVRTMLEDLLDAHLVQQPAAGRYRLHDLVRQHARRAADEQDSPAELEQALGRVFDYYVHAASAADAAMSYLSPSRAVSAGRPPAELPQFTGKHAALYWFVTEYTNLMAVFEAAAAAGADLHVCELPRFMRAFFARRCGTTHLNVLFERSLVAAQRLDDPLQLAEAHSDLGFARYNAGRMAEAGAAYEAAAPLMSQVGDTRSEAELTMRRGYLRWDEGRVEEPLELFRLAGRLYAAADCPMGAAHATAYEAWAMLQLGHREDAARLAREALDIPHTDPAWPPTLTARITLGVAIAQDEPGEAMEHLEQALALSREDGHKHNEAWCLNCLGVALRQMGRYEEALASHRQAFALLDELFEEHWKIHFLNGYAETCRLAGLPEEAVRLHRQALELAPRLGYRYAEALAHEGIAAVLDETDPPAAAEHRAAGQAVLQELAGTGRS, from the coding sequence GTGGCTGTGGAACAGCGGGCGGCGAAGGCCGACCCGAAGGAAGAGCTGGCCGCCCGCCTGCGCCTGCTCCAGGAGCTGTCGGAGCGCGGCGTACGGGCCCTGGCCCGGGACGCGGGCCTCAGCTCGTCGTCGCTGTCGCGCTACCTCAGCGGCCAGACGGTGCCGCCCTGGCCCGCGGTGATCGCGCTCTGCCGCCTCCTCAAGCGCGACCCCCGCCCGCTGCGCCCCCTGTGGGAAAGCGCCTCGAACCCCCTGCCGGCACCTCCGAAGACCAGCCGCCAGGTCCAGCCCCCGTCGCCGCCCGCCGGGGCTCCGCGCCAGCCCCGCAACGATCTGCCGCGCGACGTGCCCGACTTCACCGGACGCGGAGCCCAGCTCGCCGCCGTGCTCGCCAATGTGGACAGCAGCCGGGTGGTCGCCGTCGACGGCATGGCGGGCGTCGGCAAGACCTGCCTGGCGGTGCACGCCGCGCACCGGCTCGCCGCCGACTACCCCGACGCCCAGCTCTATGTGGACCTGCACGGGTTCACCGCCGGGCGGGAACCGCTCGGTCCCGACCCCGCGCTGCGGGCCCTGCTCGCCGCCCTCGACGTCCCCTCGGAGAAGATCCCGCAGGAGGGCGGCATCGAGCCGCTGGCCGCCTGCTGGCGGTCGGAACTGGCCCACCGGCGGGCCGTCGTGGTCCTCGACAACGCCGCCGACGCCGACCAGGTCCGCCCGCTGCTGCCCGGCGCCGGCCCCTCCGTCTTCCTGATCACCAGCCGTAACCGGCTGCTGGGCCTGGAGGAGGTGCCCCCGGTGTCGCTGGACGTGCTGACCCCGCAGGAGAGCGCCGAACTGCTGGCCCGCGCCAGCGGCGATCCGGGCGGACCCGACAGCCGGCTGGCCCGCGACCCGGAGTCCGCCGCCGAGGTGCTGCGGCTGTGCGGCCATCTGCCGCTGGCCCTGCGGCTGGCCGCGGCCCGGCTGCGGCACCGGCCGGGCTGGACCGTGGGCATCCTCGTCGAGCGGATGGCGGAGGGCGCCACCGAGTTCGACACGGCGTTCGCCATGTCCGTGCGGCAGCTGGACCGGGCCCAGCGCCGCTTCTTCCGGCTGCTGGGCCTGCTGCCCGGCTCGACCTTCGACGAATACGTGGTGGCCGCACTGGCAGAGCTGCCGCTGCGCAGCGTCCGGACGATGCTGGAGGACCTGCTCGACGCGCACCTGGTCCAGCAGCCGGCGGCCGGCCGCTACCGGCTGCACGATCTGGTGCGCCAGCACGCGCGCCGGGCCGCCGACGAGCAGGACTCACCGGCGGAGCTGGAGCAGGCGCTGGGCCGGGTGTTCGACTACTACGTGCACGCGGCGTCGGCGGCCGACGCCGCGATGTCGTACCTGTCCCCCAGCCGGGCGGTCTCCGCGGGCCGCCCCCCGGCCGAGCTGCCGCAGTTCACCGGCAAGCACGCGGCCCTCTACTGGTTCGTCACGGAATACACCAACCTGATGGCCGTCTTCGAGGCGGCGGCCGCGGCCGGAGCCGACCTGCACGTGTGCGAGCTGCCGCGCTTCATGCGGGCGTTCTTCGCGCGGCGCTGCGGCACGACGCACCTCAACGTCCTGTTCGAGCGGTCGCTGGTCGCCGCGCAGCGCCTGGACGATCCGCTGCAACTGGCCGAGGCGCACAGCGACCTGGGCTTCGCCCGCTACAACGCGGGCCGGATGGCGGAGGCGGGTGCCGCGTACGAGGCGGCGGCACCGCTGATGTCCCAGGTCGGGGACACCAGGTCGGAAGCCGAACTGACCATGCGCCGCGGCTACCTGCGGTGGGACGAGGGCCGCGTCGAGGAGCCGCTCGAGCTCTTCCGGCTGGCGGGCAGACTGTACGCGGCCGCCGACTGCCCGATGGGCGCGGCCCACGCGACCGCGTACGAGGCCTGGGCGATGCTGCAGCTGGGACACCGCGAGGACGCGGCGCGGCTGGCCCGCGAGGCGCTGGACATCCCGCACACCGACCCCGCATGGCCCCCCACGCTGACGGCCCGGATCACCCTCGGCGTGGCCATCGCCCAGGACGAACCCGGCGAGGCGATGGAGCACCTGGAGCAGGCGCTGGCGCTGTCCCGCGAGGACGGGCACAAGCACAACGAGGCGTGGTGCCTCAACTGCCTGGGCGTCGCGCTGCGGCAGATGGGCCGCTACGAAGAGGCGCTCGCCAGTCACCGGCAGGCGTTCGCCCTGCTGGACGAGCTGTTCGAGGAGCACTGGAAGATCCATTTCCTCAACGGCTACGCCGAGACCTGCCGGCTGGCGGGCCTGCCCGAGGAGGCCGTGCGACTGCACCGGCAGGCGCTGGAGCTGGCCCCGAGACTGGGATACCGATACGCCGAGGCGCTGGCCCACGAGGGGATCGCCGCCGTCCTCGACGAGACGGACCCGCCCGCGGCCGCCGAGCACCGCGCGGCCGGGCAGGCCGTCCTGCAGGAGCTCGCCGGCACCGGGAGGAGCTGA